From the Synergistaceae bacterium genome, the window CAGCTTTTCCGGAAAATACCCCACGAGGGCCTCCGGCACGTCCAGGAGCTCCCCTCCCCTCCCCGGAAAACGCTCCAGGACTTCCTCCCAGTTCAGGGCGTCCCAGGGGCCCACAGGGGCCAGCAGCCCCTCTCTGTGGCCGTGAGAGCGTATCCAGCACAGCCCGGAATCCCAGGCCAGTTCGGTGGGTTCGGACTCGTCCCATCCCCACAGAGCAAAAAAAGAATACTCAGAACATTTCTCCGGCGTCTGGGCGTACAGAGCGGAATATCGCTCCCGGTCGGCAAAACTCAGCGGTGTAAAAGGCAACATATTTCAACTTTCATCCTTCCTCAGCGGCTCTTTTAGTTCCCACTCGAAAAAAGGAAAGAAATCCTGCGAAAATCCAGCGGGGCTTCTCTCCAAAATTCTTCGTTACCCCCCTATTATAGTCGCTTCCGAACGGATTTTCTCATTTATTTTCCCGTTCATGCAGGCGGGCCGGACGACAAAAAAAGCGGCACCCTGGGGGCCGCCTTCGAAAAAACCAAAACCGTGAAAGCTTTTACTTCTTTTTTGCGCCGGGCTTTGCCTTCATTTTGAGAACTTTTTCCTTCAGATCCTTGCCAGGACGGAAAACGGGAACTTTCTTCGCGGGAATCTTGACGATCTTGGAGGGATCCTGAGGATTGCGGCCCTCGCGAGCGGCGCGATCCTTCACCTCAAAAACGCCAAAACCGACGAACGTGCACTTCTCGCCCTTGGACAACGCGGTTTGGATAGAATCGAAAACAGCCTCTACAACCGGAATTACGTCCTTCTTCTTCGCTCCAAGACTATTCGCGATCCCATCAATAAGTTCAGCCTTTGTCACAACTTACACCTCCACGGAAAGATTTTCCTGCATTCTATCAGGCATTATAAAATATGCAAGGCCCTGGACAGGTAATTTAGGACGATTTTTACACAAAAAATGCAAAATGAATCTATAGACCTATGCTATTTAGTTCTATAGACTCACAAAATTTTGTATTTTTACGTTGACAGTCCATCCGACAGTGTACATGGCTGGAGAAAATTTTGAATGAATATGATACTCTTGGCGGAGATGTTGATGATGAAAGGAGATGTATCGCAATGAAGGAAGTAAAGCTGTTTTTGATGGAAACCTGTCCCCATTGCAAAAAGGCTCTTGCGCTGATGGAGGAAATTCTTGCCGCGCACCCGGAGTACAAAGCCGTGGAAGTGAAGAAAATCGACGAGACGAAAGAGGCGGACTACGCTGCCACGTTCGACTACTACTACGTTCCAACGTTCTACGTGGGGGACGAAAAAATCCACGAGGGCGTCCCCTCCAGGGAAGCGATCGAAAAAGTCTACGCGGCGGCTTTGGCCTGACGACGCAAACGAAAGGCGGAGACGGAATCGGTTTTTCCGGTTCCGTTTTTTTTTGCGGATTCCTTCCTGCTTGATTTTACTGGATTCATCTGAATTACTCCGAATGATTTTTGATGGTTATTCACATTATCCACAGGAGTTATCCACATGAGCGTTCACGAGTGACTTTCAACCATTCCATTTTTTTTCAGGCGGAAAGGAAGGAACTTCAAAGGCCGGAGCAGCTTCGTTCTTTTGTCGGAAACCCTCTTTTCTTAACGAACTTTTAACGCCTCCCGACGGAACGACCGGAGTGAATGTTACGAAAGTGAATGTTATAATAGTATCAAAATAAAGTGAATGCTGAACTTATTTTTTGGCTAATTCACAATATTGCCTTTTTGGATAATAAAATTGTACAATCTGAAAAATCAAAGCCCGCGACAATCGCGATAATACTGTTGAACGGGCTGTGTTTGTGCGCTTGAGGTTTTACGCGAAAAAATGGTTTTTCGCGAGGGATACCATAGACAAAAATGAGGAGGTCCTGGGTATGAAAAAGTGTCTGGTCTTATTGGTGCTTGTTCTGTCGGTGTGCGTTTTGGTCTTGTCGAGCGGCGGAGCCGCTTCCGCCGCGCCTTATCGGGTGAATATCGCCACGGCCACAACAGGCGGCGCGTACTACCCCATCGGTAACGCGATGGCGCAGATCTGGAGCACGCAGCTGGACGGAAAGGTCCGCGCCTCGGCGCAGTCCACGGCGGGAACGCCTCAGAACATCGAGCTGATGCAGAACGACGAGGTGCAGATCGCCATCGGACAGAACGGAATCTGCTACTACGCCTACTACGGCACGGA encodes:
- a CDS encoding thioredoxin family protein, with amino-acid sequence MKEVKLFLMETCPHCKKALALMEEILAAHPEYKAVEVKKIDETKEADYAATFDYYYVPTFYVGDEKIHEGVPSREAIEKVYAAALA
- a CDS encoding HU family DNA-binding protein — its product is MTKAELIDGIANSLGAKKKDVIPVVEAVFDSIQTALSKGEKCTFVGFGVFEVKDRAAREGRNPQDPSKIVKIPAKKVPVFRPGKDLKEKVLKMKAKPGAKKK